The genome window CCAATTTTTTAACGACTTGCCGCAGTTTACGCAAGGCTTGGTGCGTGCCAAAGGCGTGTTTCAAGTGTTGGGCACATGGGTTTGGCTCAATTGGACAGACGGGCAATGGGGTGCCAACCAAATCGCATGGCGGCGCGACAGCCGCTTTGAGCTGATTGCCCAAGCCTTTGATGCCGACGAGATTGAGCGCAGGTTAAACGACGCGCTGGAAGCCGAATAACATTAAGGCAGCCTGAAACGGCGTTTCGTGTAGCCAAAAGCGTTTTTCGCTGCGGTTTGAACTCCGCTGAAACCCGTTTTCAGGCTGCCTTTTGTTGCGCACGATAGGCAGCCTGAAAATCCTTTTCCCCATTTTCGCGCGTAACGCCGCGCACCACTTTCCCCTAGCCCCACCACCCATGAACGACAGCCAACTTTTGCGATACAGCCGCCACATCCTGCTCAACGAAATCAGCATCGAAGGACAGCAAAAACTGCTCAACGCCACCGCGCTGGTGGTCGGCTGCGGCGGTTTGGGCGCGGCTGCCTTGCCCTATCTTGCCGCCGCAGGCATCGGCACGCTCATCATTGCCGACCACGACCGCGTGGACGAAACCAATTTGCAACGCCAAATTAGCTACCGCGAGCAAGACATCGGCAGCCTGAAAACCGAAGCCATGCAGCAATTTTTGCAGCAGCAAAATTCAGCCTGCCGCATAGAAACGCACGGCAAACTAGATGCAGCTGCGTTAGCAGAGCTTGCGCCGCGCTGCGATGTGATACTGGATTGCAGCGACAATTTCACCACGCGCCAAGCGATTAACGCCGCCGCCGTTGCCGCGAAAAAGCCGCTGGTGTCGGGCGCGGCAGTGCGCTTTGATGGACAGCTCGCCGTTTACCGCCCCGACCTTGCCGATACGCCTTGCTATGCCTGCCTGTTCCCGCCCGACACGCCCAGCCCCGATGCCGCCTGCGCCACGTTTGGCATTTTTGCGCCGCTGGTGGGCATCATCGGCGCGATGCAAGCCGCCGAAGCGTTGAAAATCATCATCGGCTTGCCCAGCGAACACGGCGTGTTGAAGTGCTACAACGCGCTCAGCGGCGCATGGCAGGCGTTTAAAATCCAAAAAAATTCAGGCTGCGCGGTGTGTAGGGCAGCCTGAAAAACGAACGGGGATTGTTTGTTGGCAGCCGTCGCCATAAGCCGTGAAACGTTGTTTTGACGGCGAACCGATGTCGTGTTTTGTTGACTGAGCACGAATTGCAAATCGCCTTGCCATTAGGCATTCGCGCAAGCAAAAAATATTAGGACGAGTTAAAAGACATCGGCGCAAACCAAGGCAGCCTGAAAATCGGTCATACGGTTTTCAGGCTGCCTTTGGTTTTGGGGGTAATGGTGTGGCAACATCCGTTTGCGTTTCGTGGGCTTGCGTCTTTACTGCGCTGAGCGGTTTTGCATTCACCGCCGCATTCCTTGCGACATTCGGTTTTCAGGCTGCCTTGGCGCATGGCAGATTTGTTGCCAGCGCAGGCGTTTCGCCGCCTACCACGAGCAGGGGCAAGCCCCTGCACCCCGCGCGGTTTGCCATTCAGGCTGCCCCAACATCCCGCCCGCGTTTAGGCAGCCTGAAAGCTAAGATGGCACGGCGAGTGTTCGCTATCAAATGACGTAGATGTGGAGTGGCGACGGCTCGTTGCCAG of Kingella oralis contains these proteins:
- a CDS encoding HesA/MoeB/ThiF family protein codes for the protein MNDSQLLRYSRHILLNEISIEGQQKLLNATALVVGCGGLGAAALPYLAAAGIGTLIIADHDRVDETNLQRQISYREQDIGSLKTEAMQQFLQQQNSACRIETHGKLDAAALAELAPRCDVILDCSDNFTTRQAINAAAVAAKKPLVSGAAVRFDGQLAVYRPDLADTPCYACLFPPDTPSPDAACATFGIFAPLVGIIGAMQAAEALKIIIGLPSEHGVLKCYNALSGAWQAFKIQKNSGCAVCRAA